The genomic interval GCTATTTCAGTTTTACCTACACCAGTAGGACCGATCATTAATATATTCTTTGGAACAATTTCTTGTTTCATTTCTTCATCTAACTGACTGCGACGATATCTGTTTCTCAAAGCAATGGCTACTTTTTTCTTTGCATCATTTTGTCCGACAATGTATTCATTCAACTGAGATACAATATCTTTAGGGGTAAGCTTGATAGCACTAGCATCCATCCGTCGATCAACCTCCAATATTTCAAATTTACTCATTTCCATATTTCAGGAAAAATATTGTTGTTTATATTCCAAAAAGAATACTTATAATTCTTCGACAATAATGTTGTCATTTGTGAAGACACAAATTTCTGAAGCGACTTTTAAACTTGCATATGCAATATCTTTTGCTGACATTTCTGTATGACGTTTCAATGCACGTCCGGCACTTAAAGCGTAGTTGCCGCCAGAACCGATTGCAATTAAATCATCATCTGGTGAAATTACTTCACCTGTACCGCTGACAACAAGAATAGAGTTTTTATCCATTACAATTAACATCGCTTCAAGCTGGCGTAATTGTTTGTCACCTCTC from Staphylococcus condimenti carries:
- the hslV gene encoding ATP-dependent protease subunit HslV; this encodes MNNSIHATTIFAVRQNGHAAMAGDGQVTLGQQVIMKQTARKVRRLYNGKVLAGFAGSVADAFTLFEKFETKLQEFSGNLERAAVELAQEWRGDKQLRQLEAMLIVMDKNSILVVSGTGEVISPDDDLIAIGSGGNYALSAGRALKRHTEMSAKDIAYASLKVASEICVFTNDNIIVEEL